The genome window CACCGTCCGGGACGTCGGCCGGACGAAGCAGGTGAAACTGACTGAGACCGGCGAGAACGTCCTCCACGCCTTTCGCCACAAGCTCTGAGTGGCGGTCGGAGAGCAGAATCGGGCCCGCTTCTCGGTGGTCACTTCGCTCCCGATAGCGTGCACAGTCTCGATAGTATAGATTGTTTTGACAGTATCTACGGTATCAATAGTATCGTGATAGTAGCTACATATTGACCCCCGAAATACTCGGGTGCGCACGGTCCCCGGCGACGCGTCGCTGCCCTCCCCTGCTTCGGCCCTCCACCGAGTCGACGCCGTCGTCGCGGCCCGTGCCACCATGCTGTCATCCCTGACGCGACTCCGGGACGGCTGGCGGTCACCCGGGTCGAGGCGGTCCCCGCTGACGCCCGCTCCAGCGCGATGGCGAACCGAACCACTTTCACCGGCCGGTGACGTGCCTCTCGCTATGACACACGAGATAGCCGTCATCCCCGGCGACGGAATCGGACAGGAGGTTACCCCCGCCGCGGTCGAGGTACTGGAGGCGCTCGACGCGGTCGACTTCGACTTCGTCGAGGGCGAGGCCGGCGACGCCGTCAAGGCGGAGACGGGCGAGGCGCTCCCACAGGAGACGCGCGACCTGGCGGCCGACGCCGACGCGACGCTGTTCGGCGCGGCCGGCGAGACGGCGGCCGACGTGATTCTGCCGCTGCGACAGGTCGTCGGCTCGTTCGCCAACGTCCGCCCGGCCCGCTCGTACCCGGGGCTGGACGCCGTCCAGCCCGACACCGACATCGTGTTCATCCGGGAGAACACCGAGGGCGTCTACAAGGGCATCGAGAGCGAAATCGCCGACGGCGTCACCACCTGCACGCGGGTCATCACCGAGGACGCCTCCGAGAAAATCGCCGAGTACGGGTTCAGTTACGCGAAGCAGAACGGCTACGACGACGTGACCATCGCTCACAAGGCCAACGTCATGCGGACCACCGACGGTCTGTTCCTCGATGCGGCCTCGGCGGTCGGCGACGACCGCGGGGCGTCCTACGACACCGCGCTGATGGACGCGCTGGCGATGCATCTCGTGATGAACCCTCAGGACTACGGCGTCGTCATCTGTCCGAACCTCGCCGGCGACATGCTGTCGGACCTCGCGGCGGGCCTCGTCGGCGGCCTCGGTCTGCTGCCGTCGGCTAACGTCGGCGAAGACAACGCGCTGTTCGAACCGGTCCACGGCTCCGCGCCGGACATCGCCGGCGAGGGTGTCGCCAACCCCTCGGCGATGATTCTCTCCGCCGCGATGCTGCTCGACCACCTGGGCTACGACGAACAGGCCGACGCCGTCCGGTCGGCCGTCGAGGCCGTTCTCGATTCGGGGCCGCGGACGCCGGACCTGGGCGGCGACGCCTCCACCGAGGACGTGACCGCGACCGTCATTGACGAGCTGTAGACGCTTTTCTCCCGCCCCATTTGGTCAGAAACAAGCACGGCCCGATAGAAAGAGGTAAAACCGAAGCGAAACAATCACGGTCGAGAGAATGCTCCCGGCCGAGCGAAAGCGCACTATCGTCCAGTTGGTGACAGAGCGAGACGGCTGTTCAGTGTCTGAGCTGGCCGCGGAACTGGAGTTCTCGAAGGCGACCATCCGTCGGGACCTCCGGGACCTGGAGTCGGAAGGCCGGATAGAGCGGTCACACGGCGGCGCGGTGCCGGCCTCGTCGGTCGGGACCGAGCGCCCGTACGGCCAGCGCGAGGTCGAACACTACGCCGAGAAGCAAGCGATTGCGGAGCGGGCCGCCCAGGAGGTCCGCGAGGGCCAGGTGGTCTGTTTCGACGCGGGGTCGACGACGATGGAAGTGGCTCGCGCGGTTCCGGACACCGACTACGTGGCGGCGACGAACATGCCCGACCTCGCCACGGAGCTCGCCGAGCACGAGGTCGACGCCAAACTCACCGGGGGGAGCCTGCGGCCCCGAACCCGCGCGCTCGTCGGCCCGACGGCCGAGCGTGCCATAGAGCGGATGAACTTCGACCTGCTGTTCCTGGGGACCAACGCTCTCGACAGCGCCGCCGGGCTGTCGACGCCCAACGAGGACGAGGCGGCCGTCAAGGAACTGATGGTCGAACGCGCTCGCCGGGTCGTGCTGGTCGCCGACGCGTCGAAGTTCGGCGACCGGAGCTTCGTCAGTTTCGCCGACCTGGACCAGGTCGATTTGCTCGTCACCGACGCCAGCCCGTCGGGGGCACTCGCCACAGCCCTCGCGGACGCCGACGTGCCCGTCGAGGAGGTCAGCACATGATTGTCACCGTCACCTACAACCCCGCGGTCGACCAGACCGTCCAGTTCGAGGAACAGATGGCCCCCGACCGCGTCATGCGGGCCGACAGCGCGCAGTTCGACGCGGGCGGGAAGGGAATCAACGCCGCGCAACTGCTCACCGCGATGGACCGGCCCTGCGTCGCGACGGGGCTGCTGGGCGGGTTCACCGGCACGTTCATCAGAGAGACGCTACAGGAAGACGGCGTCGGGACGGCCTTCGTCGACGTGGACGGGACGACCCGGCTCAACACCACCGCTATCGCGGCCGCGGAGGAGTACAAACTGAACCAGACCGGACCGACCGTCGAGGCGTCGGTCGTCGACGACCTGCTTGATCGCGTCGCGGCACAGGACCCCGACCGCGTGCTCGTCGGTGGGAGCCTACCGCCGGGGCTGTCCCCCGAGGCCATCGACCGCATCGCGGCCGGCGGCGACTGGGAGACTGTCGTCGACACCGGCGGCGACGTGCTCCGGGACCTCGACGCGCAGTACGGGCTCTGCAAGCCGAACCGCGCCGAACTCGGCGACGCGACCGGGGCCGACGTCTCCACCGTCGAGGGGTGTGCGGACGCGGCCGACGCGTTCCGGGAGCGAGGCTTCGACCGCGTGCTGGCCTCCCTCGGCCCGGACGGCGCGGTCCTCGTCGGCGACGCGGGCCGGCTGTACGCCGAAGCGCTCGACGTCGACGTCGTCGACACCGTCGGGGCCGGCGACGCGCTCCTCTCGGGCGTCCTGAGCGCCTGGGAGGCCGGCGCGGACGACGAGACGGCGCTCCGGACCGGCGTCGCCGTCTCCGCACAGGTCGTCCAGCGGGCCGGCACGGCCGTCCCCGACCTGGACGACATCGAAACGCTCCGGGACGGCGTGACGGTGCGGCGGCTGTAGGACGCGGCTTCTCACAGCAATAGAACCCCGAACGGGGCGTCAGAACTTCTCGAGGTAGTCGTCGACGAACGCGCGCACGTCGGCCAGCGACGGCTGGTCGGCGGTCCGGACGAAGTAGCCGGCGACGGCGTTGCCGACGACGACCGCGGCGGCCGGGGGGAGGCCGGCGATGCGGGCGAGACCGAGCCCGGCGTTGAAGTGGTCGCCGGAACTGGTCGTCAGTTCCGGGTCCGAGACGGCTGGGACGGCCACGCTGTCGGTACCCGCCGGCGAGACGACGACGGAGCGTTCGACGCCGTGCCCGACGAACCAGGTCGGCGCGAGCGCCTCGAACACCGCTTCGGCGTCCTCGGCGAACGAGCGTTCCCCTTCCCCCGCGTAGGCGTCCGCGAGCACGCCTGTCTCGGCGCGGTTCGAGGTGACCACCACGTCTGTCACCTCGTCCAGTCGACCGAGGGCCTCCCGGCCGGCGCGCAGGCGGTCGGCGTCGAGCTTCCGCACGTCGCCGGGGTCGACCAGGACAGTCTCCGGCGGGTCGTCGATGTCGCCCCAGATGGACCGGAGGCCGTCGAAGACCGTCGGCAGGTCCGGGGTCTCCGACCAGTAGCCGGTCCCTAACAGGCTCGCGCCGTCGAGTGTCTCGGCCAGCCGGTCGTGGCCGAAGGCCGCGTCGAGTTCGGCCCAGTCCAGCGTCATCGTGTCGCCGATTTCGGTGAGCATGAGCTTCCCGTCGTCGAACTCGACGGCGTCGGTGACGCCGGGCTCGCCCAGCGAGTGGAGTTCGTAGCCGCCGAACTCGGACTCGAAGGCGTCGTGGACCGGGTCGCCGTACATCCCGACCATCACCGGGTCGAACGACCAGCCGCCGAAGGCCCGCGCGAGGTGGCTGGTGTGGCCCCCGGTCCGGTTGCCCTGCTGGAGCCACTCGAAGGACAGCGAGCTGTCGGCGGCCACGGAGCGCTCGATGCGGTCGCCGAAGCCCTCCAGCGTGGCGAGTCGCTCGTGGCTCTCAGGGTCGATGCGGTCGGCGACGACCTCCCGGACGCGGTCGAGGTAGCCGTCGAAACCGAAGACGACTCGGCCGGTGTCGAGAGCGTCGGGCAGCGCGTCGCTGTCGGGCAACGCCTCGTCCGCTGCGGCGACGGCTCGGCGCGTCTCCTCGTCCATGGCCTACAGGACGTCGTCGGCGGTCGCGTCCTCGAAGATGACGCCTTCGAGCTTGTCGAGGATGTCGTAGGGGTCGTCGCGCTGCCAGACGTTGCGGCCGACGGCGAGGCCGGCGACGCCGACGTCCATGCAGTCTTCGACGAGTTCGAGGAAGTCACGGTCGGAGGTTTTCGACCCGCCCGAGAGCAGGACGCGGTTGTCGGCGGCCGAGCGGACGGCGTGGGCCATCGCCTCCTTGTCGCGTGGGTACTTGACCTTCGTGAAGTCAGCGCCGAGTTCGAGGCCGATTCGGGCCGCGTAGGCGATGGTGGAGGGACTGCGGTGCTCCTTGATGGCCTGGCCGCGCGGGTACGACCACATGGCGATGGGGAGGTCGTGGTCGCGGGCGTTCTCCTGGACCGGCCGGAAGTCCTCGAACATGTCGGTCTCGCGGTTGACGCCGGGGTAGATGGTGTAGCCGATGGCGTCGGCACCGAGCTCGGCCGCGTAGTCGACTGACCAGTTCTGGGGCGAGTACGGGTCGCCCATCCAGAGGTCCGAGCCGCCGTTGAGCTTCGCCAGCAGGTTCACGTCGTCCTCGTAGCTCGGGTAGTACGTCTCGGCGAGGCCCTTGCCGACGGCCAGGGCCGTCACGGCGTCGTGGGTCGCCATCTCGAACACCTCGCGGGGGTCGAGGCGCTCCTCGACGCCGCTGAACTGCTTGGGACCGTGTTCCAGCCCGTGGTCGTGTGCCAGCACGAGCGTCTTGTCGTTCCGTACGAGCGGTGAGTCACCCAGTGGTCGCATGTGTTCTCTTTCTACCGAGAACGACCATTAACAGTTTTCGGTTCTGATTTGTTACTACTGTTCGCGTTTGTTTTTGACCGAGGCCGGGAATTAAGTACGTTCCACTGATAAGTCGGGACATGCCATCCGTGGAGCTAGACGCCGAGACGGTGGACCGCCTCGACGACCTGCGCGTCGAGGACGAATCGTACGACGACATCGTGACGGAGCTCATCAACATCTACGAGGCCGAGGAGCTGACGCTGTTCCACGGCGGCGACGAGTACTAACCCTGGGCCTGCTCACAGACGGACTGCCAGCGCCCGTTCGACTCCAGTTTCTCCTGTAGCTTCTCCGCGTACGCCTGTGCGAGCTGTGCCGCCTCCTCCTCCTGTTCCTTGGTCCCGCCGCCGGACCCGCCCAGGCCGAGCGCGTCCTTGACGCCCGAGAGGAGGCCGCCCCCGGAGCCGCCCTGGTCGCCGCCGGGGCCGCCCATCGGCCCCTGGTTCGCCACCCGTTCCATCTCCGGCATGACGCTGGAGAGTTTCGACGTGTCGGCGACGATACGTGCGGCGTCAGGGTCGCCCGGGTTCTCGATTTCGAACTCGACGGCAGTCATCACCAGCCCCCACTGCTGGCTGGAGAACGACGACGCTTTGACCTGCTCGTTGAACCGTTGGTCGACCGCCATCCGTTCGCCGGCGATGCGGTCGGTCCAGTCTGAGTCACTCATAGACAGGTGTTTGCGGGCCGGCGGTATGAGCGTTTCCCGCTCGGTGCGTTGCCGGCAGTTCCGCAGCGGCCGCCCGCCGCGTCCGGAGCGGTCACTGTCGAGCCACGAGCGCCGGAAAACGACGTCGCCGCTCAGACGCCAGACTCGATGGAGATATCGGCGTGCAGGTCCTCCCGTAGCGCCGAGTGGACGTGACAGATATCCTCCGCGAGTTCGACGATGTCCTGTTCCTCGTCGGCCAGTGACGCCTCGACCTCGACGTGGAAGTCGATGGACTCCAGGTCGTCGTCCTCGTCGAGTTCCGCGGCGACCTCGACGTCGACGGTCCCGATGTCTCCGTGACCGTACTTGTCGGCGGCGACGCGTAGCGCCGGGATGTAACAGGAGGCGTAGTCGGCCGCCAGCACCTCGTTCGGCGACGGGCCGTTCTCGCTCAGCGCGTCGACGACGAGCTCCCACTCGCCGTTGATGACACTCTCTACCGTGTACCCTTCCTCGCAGGTGCTCTCGACTTCGATGTCTGCCATAGCATTCCGACGGTCACATCCCTCCCCCTAAACGTTTCCTGCGTGGCACGTCCTGCTGCGGGCACGGACCGGCCACCCCGCCGGCGGCGACACTGCCGAAACGTAATACCCCTCCGGCCCGTACGTGTGGGTGATGGAACACCTCGCACCGTCGAACGTGCCGGTGTACGCCACGCGGGACCAGCAGCGCGAAATCTGGGAGCGCTGCCGGGACCGCGGGCAACCGGTCCTCGCCGTCCGGGACGCCACCCGTGGGTTCATCGTCCGGTACGACCTCCAGCACCTGTCCTACGAGCTCTCGGACGCCACCGTCCAGGCGCTCCGGGACCGGGTCCGCTCCCGGCGGCCGTACCCGACCGCGACGGACCCGATATCCGAGACGGAGGGCGTCGGCGGCGAGGCCGGGCCGGTGTCCGGCGAACTCCACGCGCATACGGAGGCGGCCGCGCGGGAACTGGCCTCGCACATCTCCGGGTTCGTGCTGGACCGGTCGAACTGGCGGTAGTACCGAAACAACGCGGCTGGGGCTTTTTCACACAGCCGTACCTTGGGTGCGTATGGCACTCGCCCGACACGAGACGGGGCCGCTCGCGGCCGCGAGTGCTCTGGCGTCGCAGGTGCACCCGGTGTTCATGCTGCCGCCGCTCGCGACCTCGCTGTTCGGCGGCTTGCTCTCGGGAGGCTTCTGGCCCCCGGTCGCCGCGCTCCACGCGGGCGCGATGTTCTTCGCCGTCTACACGGCCCACGTCAAGGACGGCTACGTCGACTTCCACGTCCGCGGCGAGGACGACGACCACCCCCTCACTCCCACTGGCTGCCGCGCGGCGCTGGTCGCCGCCGCCGTCGGCTTCGCACTCTGTGTGGCCGGGCTGGCGCTGTTTGCCGGTCCCGGCGCGGCGCTGCTGACGGTTCCGACCTGGGTCATCGGCTACACGCACGCGCCGCAACTCGACATGAACCCCGTCGGCGCGACGATGGGCTACCCGGCGGGTATCGCGCTGGCGCTGCTGGGGGGCTACTACGCCCAGGTGACGACGCTGACGCCGCGGGCCGTCGGCCTCGCGGCCGTGTTCCTCCTCCTGCTGACGGGCATCAAAATCATCGACGACGAGCAGGACTACGACTACGACCGGTCGATACGGAAGCGGACCGTCGCCGTCGTGCTGGGCCGACAGCGCGCCAGGCGGTTCGCGCTCGGACTGTTCGGGGCGGGCCTGCTCGGCGTCGTGGGACTGGCCGTGGCGCTGCCGGGCATCCCGCCGAGCGCGGCCGCCGCCGCGCTCGTGTTCGGAGCGGTCGCGG of Haloarcula sp. DT43 contains these proteins:
- a CDS encoding isocitrate/isopropylmalate dehydrogenase family protein; protein product: MTHEIAVIPGDGIGQEVTPAAVEVLEALDAVDFDFVEGEAGDAVKAETGEALPQETRDLAADADATLFGAAGETAADVILPLRQVVGSFANVRPARSYPGLDAVQPDTDIVFIRENTEGVYKGIESEIADGVTTCTRVITEDASEKIAEYGFSYAKQNGYDDVTIAHKANVMRTTDGLFLDAASAVGDDRGASYDTALMDALAMHLVMNPQDYGVVICPNLAGDMLSDLAAGLVGGLGLLPSANVGEDNALFEPVHGSAPDIAGEGVANPSAMILSAAMLLDHLGYDEQADAVRSAVEAVLDSGPRTPDLGGDASTEDVTATVIDEL
- the glpR gene encoding HTH-type transcriptional regulator GlpR is translated as MLPAERKRTIVQLVTERDGCSVSELAAELEFSKATIRRDLRDLESEGRIERSHGGAVPASSVGTERPYGQREVEHYAEKQAIAERAAQEVREGQVVCFDAGSTTMEVARAVPDTDYVAATNMPDLATELAEHEVDAKLTGGSLRPRTRALVGPTAERAIERMNFDLLFLGTNALDSAAGLSTPNEDEAAVKELMVERARRVVLVADASKFGDRSFVSFADLDQVDLLVTDASPSGALATALADADVPVEEVST
- the pfkB gene encoding 1-phosphofructokinase, yielding MIVTVTYNPAVDQTVQFEEQMAPDRVMRADSAQFDAGGKGINAAQLLTAMDRPCVATGLLGGFTGTFIRETLQEDGVGTAFVDVDGTTRLNTTAIAAAEEYKLNQTGPTVEASVVDDLLDRVAAQDPDRVLVGGSLPPGLSPEAIDRIAAGGDWETVVDTGGDVLRDLDAQYGLCKPNRAELGDATGADVSTVEGCADAADAFRERGFDRVLASLGPDGAVLVGDAGRLYAEALDVDVVDTVGAGDALLSGVLSAWEAGADDETALRTGVAVSAQVVQRAGTAVPDLDDIETLRDGVTVRRL
- a CDS encoding class I fructose-bisphosphate aldolase; amino-acid sequence: MRPLGDSPLVRNDKTLVLAHDHGLEHGPKQFSGVEERLDPREVFEMATHDAVTALAVGKGLAETYYPSYEDDVNLLAKLNGGSDLWMGDPYSPQNWSVDYAAELGADAIGYTIYPGVNRETDMFEDFRPVQENARDHDLPIAMWSYPRGQAIKEHRSPSTIAYAARIGLELGADFTKVKYPRDKEAMAHAVRSAADNRVLLSGGSKTSDRDFLELVEDCMDVGVAGLAVGRNVWQRDDPYDILDKLEGVIFEDATADDVL
- a CDS encoding DUF7557 family protein, with amino-acid sequence MPSVELDAETVDRLDDLRVEDESYDDIVTELINIYEAEELTLFHGGDEY
- a CDS encoding DUF5799 family protein, which encodes MSDSDWTDRIAGERMAVDQRFNEQVKASSFSSQQWGLVMTAVEFEIENPGDPDAARIVADTSKLSSVMPEMERVANQGPMGGPGGDQGGSGGGLLSGVKDALGLGGSGGGTKEQEEEAAQLAQAYAEKLQEKLESNGRWQSVCEQAQG
- a CDS encoding OsmC family protein; this translates as MADIEVESTCEEGYTVESVINGEWELVVDALSENGPSPNEVLAADYASCYIPALRVAADKYGHGDIGTVDVEVAAELDEDDDLESIDFHVEVEASLADEEQDIVELAEDICHVHSALREDLHADISIESGV
- a CDS encoding UbiA family prenyltransferase, producing MALARHETGPLAAASALASQVHPVFMLPPLATSLFGGLLSGGFWPPVAALHAGAMFFAVYTAHVKDGYVDFHVRGEDDDHPLTPTGCRAALVAAAVGFALCVAGLALFAGPGAALLTVPTWVIGYTHAPQLDMNPVGATMGYPAGIALALLGGYYAQVTTLTPRAVGLAAVFLLLLTGIKIIDDEQDYDYDRSIRKRTVAVVLGRQRARRFALGLFGAGLLGVVGLAVALPGIPPSAAAAALVFGAVAAVAQRRDPETATMLLIRGSYLLLAVLVTAVWFRPLA